A genomic region of Leptotrichia hofstadii contains the following coding sequences:
- a CDS encoding PAAR-like protein — protein sequence MKTYVCDGALLKCKNLISKDLILKLKILDRKIQILGKPVATEFDINSYNFVVCDKNGIEQEGYCLISCNLCNVKNGKWGNIFNNILKSGKKALSNESKLFCGVDPNNPIDIIFNGQNITENTAKQDIALMKVIWLQQLEEGIKETYESVGKFAVAKKMLKVPYVGFLGIIGMVTSSVEIINGIESTLSAGISMYKGKNISVGEEILSSVGYTPEEIESIFKFSSGIYEFSSLINNPLSIFNSNYLQIKENPMSKKSRSERRGNANRKEKNWQKKATQKELKKSENNKIKKGFLKDLNNEHTSLKAKDEKLREMLYEELGETIEEKYEQSVKYLNNDISIIEIVK from the coding sequence TTGAAAACATATGTTTGTGATGGTGCATTACTAAAATGTAAAAACTTAATTAGTAAAGATTTGATTTTAAAATTAAAAATTCTTGATAGGAAAATACAAATTTTGGGGAAACCAGTAGCAACAGAATTTGACATTAACAGTTATAATTTTGTTGTTTGTGATAAAAATGGAATAGAACAAGAAGGATATTGTTTAATTAGTTGTAATTTGTGTAATGTGAAAAATGGGAAATGGGGAAATATTTTTAACAATATTTTAAAAAGTGGAAAAAAGGCATTATCAAATGAAAGTAAACTTTTTTGTGGAGTAGATCCTAATAATCCCATTGACATTATTTTTAATGGTCAAAATATTACAGAAAATACAGCAAAGCAGGATATAGCACTTATGAAAGTTATTTGGTTACAACAACTAGAAGAAGGTATAAAAGAAACTTATGAATCTGTCGGAAAATTTGCTGTTGCAAAAAAAATGTTAAAAGTTCCTTATGTAGGATTTTTAGGAATAATAGGGATGGTAACTTCTTCAGTTGAAATTATTAATGGAATTGAATCAACATTATCAGCAGGGATTTCAATGTACAAAGGAAAAAACATTAGTGTTGGAGAAGAAATTCTAAGCAGTGTAGGATATACCCCTGAAGAAATTGAATCAATTTTTAAATTTTCTAGTGGGATTTATGAATTTTCTAGTTTAATAAATAACCCTTTATCAATTTTTAATAGTAATTATTTACAAATTAAGGAAAATCCAATGTCAAAAAAATCACGAAGTGAAAGAAGAGGAAATGCGAATCGTAAAGAGAAAAATTGGCAAAAGAAGGCAACACAAAAAGAATTAAAAAAAAGTGAGAATAATAAAATAAAAAAGGGGTTTTTAAAAGATCTTAATAATGAACATACAAGTTTAAAAGCAAAAGATGAAAAATTACGTGAAATGTTGTATGAGGAACTAGGAGAAACTATTGAAGAAAAATATGAACAAAGTGTTAAATATTTAAATAATGATATTTCTATAATAGAAATAGTAAAATAA
- a CDS encoding SEL1-like repeat protein, which yields MNRKKYEQILEQVNEMVEKRNYEKAEKLLKKSIKYDVEGYYQLGIFYFSELNDEKKAIEFFELGYKKGYILSTLPLEDIYRKKEILKRQKNGIKKELKIMKIRAKFN from the coding sequence ATGAATAGAAAAAAATATGAACAAATATTAGAACAAGTGAATGAAATGGTTGAAAAAAGAAATTATGAAAAAGCTGAAAAATTATTAAAAAAATCAATAAAATATGATGTGGAAGGATATTACCAGCTTGGAATATTTTATTTTTCAGAATTAAATGATGAAAAAAAAGCGATAGAATTTTTTGAATTAGGCTATAAGAAGGGATATATATTATCAACTTTACCATTAGAAGATATTTATAGGAAAAAGGAAATATTGAAAAGGCAAAAGAATGGTATAAAAAAGGAATTGAAAATAATGAAAATTCGTGCAAAATTCAATTAG
- a CDS encoding toxin-antitoxin system YwqK family antitoxin: MKVLKIDEHEKFYEYFDVETVDETEILSRNGEKVTAEIEIYSENVVITRGKIIDELREGRWEHFFDTGELKGVNEYKSGLLDGLNEEYRRDGSKIFSGQFKKGKKSGHWCWYHENGIIEVEGEYIEDRREGKFIQNFESGNLFMETCYKNGLENGKVKIYYENGNIQAEYKRVDGLTQGEYRRYYENGNTKYQGLEINGKREGKWTSYFETGEIEAQEQWSKNKLNGYQIFYYRNKNIEGEFNWENGKLEGIVKRYYEDGTPESIERYENNKLNGEYTDYYPNGRIKQSGFMKDGELNGKIVTYFDYGENLISKKVDYINGKKNGEKISYNDDGKTIESIERYLNDKLEGIAEYYDELGNLILKQKFHEDELVSEENF, translated from the coding sequence ATGAAAGTATTGAAAATAGACGAGCATGAAAAGTTTTATGAATATTTTGATGTGGAAACAGTAGATGAAACAGAAATTTTAAGCAGGAATGGTGAAAAAGTAACAGCGGAAATCGAAATTTATTCAGAAAATGTGGTAATTACACGAGGGAAAATTATTGACGAATTAAGGGAAGGGAGATGGGAGCATTTCTTTGATACAGGAGAACTAAAAGGAGTCAATGAATATAAAAGTGGATTACTGGATGGGTTGAATGAGGAGTACAGAAGAGATGGCTCAAAAATATTTAGTGGACAGTTTAAAAAAGGAAAGAAATCAGGACATTGGTGCTGGTATCATGAAAATGGAATAATTGAAGTAGAAGGGGAATATATTGAAGATAGAAGGGAAGGGAAGTTTATCCAAAATTTTGAAAGTGGAAATCTTTTTATGGAAACATGCTATAAAAATGGGCTTGAAAATGGGAAAGTGAAAATATACTATGAGAACGGAAATATTCAGGCAGAATATAAAAGAGTGGATGGCTTAACGCAAGGGGAATACAGAAGATATTATGAAAATGGAAATACAAAGTATCAGGGGCTGGAAATCAATGGAAAAAGGGAAGGCAAGTGGACTTCATATTTTGAAACTGGCGAGATTGAAGCACAGGAGCAGTGGAGCAAAAACAAATTAAATGGCTATCAAATTTTTTATTACAGAAATAAGAACATTGAGGGTGAATTTAATTGGGAAAATGGTAAGCTGGAAGGAATAGTGAAAAGATATTATGAAGATGGAACTCCTGAAAGCATAGAAAGATATGAAAATAATAAATTAAATGGAGAATATACGGATTATTACCCAAATGGTAGAATTAAGCAGTCAGGATTTATGAAAGATGGGGAATTAAATGGGAAAATAGTTACATATTTTGATTATGGAGAAAATTTAATTTCAAAAAAAGTTGATTATATAAACGGTAAAAAAAATGGAGAAAAAATTTCATATAATGATGATGGAAAGACAATCGAAAGTATAGAAAGATACCTGAATGATAAACTGGAAGGAATAGCCGAATATTATGATGAACTAGGAAATTTAATATTAAAGCAAAAATTTCATGAAGATGAATTGGTAAGCGAAGAGAATTTTTAA
- a CDS encoding SEL1-like repeat protein, which yields MAEKEFDKAEKLLLEVENIEKNGEAIYNLFIISYLKNDKYIMNKWENKLFNETEVEDINEDMMVNINYIKGNSEDKNFFNQVNEANNFAFLGNYGIAENKLKNATKTNEKNGYYELGKLYYYLLKTDLAKKILEKSYELGNFHSLSIIGRIEEDNGNIEEAKRIYKIGVEKEDRESIFNLGAIYEEEDNNIENAIIIYNKGMELKDARSIYNLIHIYENLGEKEKVKKLKNKILFENRLIYLEYDMINYSKK from the coding sequence ATGGCAGAAAAAGAATTTGACAAGGCCGAAAAATTATTGTTAGAAGTTGAAAATATAGAAAAAAACGGAGAAGCAATATATAATTTATTTATAATTTCATATTTAAAAAATGATAAATACATTATGAATAAATGGGAAAATAAACTTTTTAATGAAACTGAGGTTGAAGATATAAACGAAGATATGATGGTTAATATAAATTATATCAAGGGTAATAGTGAAGATAAAAATTTTTTTAATCAAGTTAACGAGGCAAATAATTTTGCTTTCCTTGGAAATTATGGCATTGCAGAAAACAAATTAAAAAATGCAACCAAAACAAATGAGAAGAACGGTTACTATGAATTAGGAAAATTATATTATTATCTTTTAAAAACAGATTTAGCAAAAAAAATATTAGAAAAATCATACGAATTAGGAAATTTTCATTCATTATCAATAATTGGAAGAATAGAAGAAGATAATGGAAATATTGAAGAAGCAAAAAGAATTTATAAAATAGGAGTTGAAAAAGAAGATAGGGAATCGATTTTTAATTTAGGTGCTATCTACGAAGAAGAAGATAATAACATAGAAAATGCGATAATAATTTATAATAAAGGGATGGAATTGAAAGATGCCAGATCTATTTATAATTTAATTCATATTTATGAAAATTTGGGAGAAAAAGAAAAAGTAAAGAAACTAAAAAATAAAATATTATTTGAAAATAGACTAATTTATTTGGAATATGATATGATAAATTATTCCAAAAAATAA